The Thermomonospora amylolytica sequence ACCCGCTGATCTACGGGGTGCTGTTCCCCGGCCGCGAGCCCGCCCGGCCGCCCGGCCCTCCGGAGGTCGGGCCTCCCCCACCGGTCCGGGTCCGCTGTCGTGACGGCGCATGGCACCAGGTGCGGTTCCGGGACGGCCGGCTGCGGATGCCGCACGACGAGGAGGAACTGCGGCGCGAGGAGGCTCTGCGCGCCTTCGGCGGGGAGGTCATCGGCTGCTTCACGGTCCCCGCCGCCTGGCGGGGCGCCCGTGGGCGGCTGCCGCGGGAGCTGCGCCGGCTGCGCAGCGAACTGATCATGATGTTCCGGAACGGCGACACCGACGGGGCGCTGTCGCTGCTGGACCACGTGGACCCCCGGACGCCGTGCGGCGACCACGGGACGCTGCTGCATCTGGTCCATCTGGTCGACCACGAACGGGTGCTGCCCCGCCTGCTGGACGCCGGGCTCGATCCGGCCGCCCTGGACGCCCTGCACCGCACGCCGCTGCTCGTGGCGATCGTGGAGGACGGCTCGCCGCGCCTGATCGAGGCGTTCCTGGACGCGGGGGCGCCGCTGCACAGCGCCTACGGCGGCGTCCACCGGGAGATCGTCGAGTCGCGGCTCAAGCGGGACCTGGGGCATCTCCGCGACCGCATCGAGCCCCTGCTCCCCTCCCCGGGCCGCACCGGGTGACCGCCGTGCACGGAGCCGTAGCGCAGAGGTCGTCGCGCCCGCCTGCTCAGCGGGAGGACGCCGGTTCGAATCCGGCCGGCTCCACGAGCCCGATCCCCACCTGGAGTGACGAATGACCGAGCACGACCCCCTGGACGCCGCCGACGAGCTGAACCGGCGGGCCTCTGCCTGGCGCACCGAGCCGGCCGCCGACACCCGGATCGAGGCGCTGGCGCTGGCGGTGTCGGCGAACCTGCCGGTGCTGCTGTGGGGCGAGCCCGGCATCGGCAAGTCGGCGGGCATGCGGCAGCTGGCCGACGGGCTGGGGGTGCCGCTGGAGACGGTGATCGCCAGCGTGCACGAGCCGTCCGACTTCGCCGGGCTGCCGGTGATCGGCGACGACCCGGCCGCCGAGGGGGTGCCGATGGCGCCGCCGGACTGGGCGGTGCGGCTGGCCCGCGCCGGGCGGGGGCTGGTGTTCTTCGACGAGCTGTCCTCGGCCCCGCCCGCCGTGCAGGCCGCGCTGCTGCGGGTGGTGCTGGAACGCCGGGTCGGCAGCCTGGCGCTGCCGGAGCCGGTGCGGGTGGTGGCCGCCGCCAACCCGCCGTCCAGCGCGGCCGACGGCTGGCATCTGAGCCCGCCGCTGGCCAACCGGTTCGTCCATCTGCACTGGACGCACGACCCCCGTACGGTGGCGCGGGGCATGGCGGGCACCTGGCCACAGGTGACGATCCCGCTGGTGGACCCGGGCCGGGCGGCGGGCGCGGTGGCCAAGGCGCGCGGCGTGATCTCCGGGTTCCTCACCGCCCGGCCCGGCCTGGCGCACCAGTTGCCGTCCGACGCCGAGGCCCGCGGCGGGGCGTGGCCGTCGCCCCGCACCTGGGAGATGGCGCTGCGGCTGCTGGCGACCGGGTACGCGGCGAGGGCGAGCCGGGAGGCGCTGACCGCCGCGATCGTCGGGACGGTCGGCGACGGCGCCGGGATCGAGCTGATGTCGTACCTGGACAACCTGGACCTGCCCGACCCCGACCGGGTGCTGGCCGACCCGGGCGCGTTCGACCTGCCCGAGCGCGGGGACCGGCAACTGGCGTTCCTGACCTCGGTGGTGTCCGCGGTGCAGGGCGAGCTGACCCGGCGCCGCTGGGAGGCGGGCTGGACGGTGCTGGCCAAGGCGGTCGACGCGGGCATCCCGGACGTGGCGGCGCGGGCCGCGATGGACCTGGCGGCGCTGCGCGACACGTCCTGGCCGGTGCCCGAGGGCATCGACGCGTTCGTGGACCTGCTGCGGCTGTCCGGGGCGCTGGGCCGGTGACCGGGGAGCTGGACCGGGTCAAGCTGCTGGCGGCGCGGTACCGGGCGGCGACCGAACGCCCCTATCTGGCGGCGGCGCTGTACTCGCTGACGGTGGTGCCAACCGACCGGGTGCCGACGATGGGCGTGGACCGGCACTGGCGCTGCTACGTCTCGCCCGCGTTCGTGGCCCGCTGCGAGGTGGCGGAGCTGGCGGGCGTGTGGATCCACGAGGTCGCCCACCTGCTGCGCGACCACCACGGCCGGGCCGACCGGCTCCCGGCCGCCGCCCAGCGCGACCGGCACCGGATCAACGTCGCCCAGGACTGCGAGATCAACGACGACCTGCTGGGCGACCGGCTGGAGCTGCCCGCCGGGCGGGTGACGCCGGGGGACTTCGGGCTGCCGCCGGGGCGGCTGTTCGAGGAGTACCTGCCGGGGATCCCCCAAGGGCCGCCGCGGCACGACTGCGGTTCGGGCGCGCACGGCCGGCCCGCGCCGTGGGAGGACCCCGGGGCGGCCCCGAAGGTGGGCGAGGTGGAGGCGCAGGCGCTGCGGCGGCAGACCGCCGAGGCGATGCGGGCGCACGAGCGGGCGCGCGGCACGCTCCCGGCGGGCTGGCGGCGGTGGGCCGAGCAGGTGCTGGAGCCGGTGGTGGACTGGCGGCAGGTGCTGCGCGGCGCGATCCGCGAGGCGGTGGCGTGGGCGGGCGGCGCGGTGGACTACACCTACCGCCGCCCGTCGCGGCGGACCGCGGCGATGCGCGGGGTGGTGCTGCCCAGCCTGCGCCGCCCGCTGCCCCGGGTCGGCGTGGTGATCGACACCTCCGGGTCGATGGGCGACGCGCAACTGGCCGCGGCGCTGGCCGAGGTGACCGGGGTGCTGCGGGAGGTCGGCGTCCGCGGCAACCGGGTCGCGGTGCTGGCCTGCGACGCCGACGTGCGGGCGGTGACCCGGATCTGCTCGGCCGGGCAGGTCGGGCAGGTGGAGCTGGGCGGCGGCGGGGGCACCGACATGCGGGCGGCGATCACGGCGGCGCTGGCGATGCCGGAACGCCCGCAGATCCTGGTCGTGCTGACCGACGGGTACACGCCGTGGCCGGCCGAGTCCCCGTCCTGCCGGATCGTCGCGGCGCTGATCGGGCAGGATCCACCGGACCCGCCGTCCTGGATGGAGACGGTCCGCATCCCCACCGCGGACCTGTGACCGCGTTCAGACCACCAGCAGGGTCTTGCCGACGGTGGCGCGGGACTCGATCGCGGCGTGCGCGTCGGCGGCGCGTTCCAGCGGGAACCGCTGCCCGATCACCGGGCGCAGCCGGCCCGCCGCCGCCTCGGCCAGCGCGTGCTCGGTGCAGTCCCGCAGCTCCCGCGGGCCGGGCCGGGGCCGCAGCAGGGCGACGCCGCGTCCGGCGGCCTCGTCCTCGGGGATCTCGGCCCAGCCGCCGCTGGCCAGGCCGTAGCTGATCATCCGCCCGCCGCGGGCGAGGAGGCCGAACGCGGCCCGCGCGATGTCACCGCCGACCCCGTCGAAGACGACGTCCACCTCCCCCGCCCGCCGCGTCCAGTCCGGCTCCCGGTAGTCCACCGTCATATCGGCGCCCAGCTCGCGGGCCAGCGCGGTCTTGCGCGGGCCGCCCGCCGCGGCGACGACGTGCGCGCCCTCGGCCCGGGCGAGCTGCACCAGCAGGGTGCCGACCCCGCCCGCGGCGGCCTCGACCAGCACCCGGTCGCCGGGCCTGACCGCGGCGTGCCGCACCAGCATGGTCGCGGTGCGCCCGTCGGCCAGCAGCGCCACCGCCTCGTCCAGCGCCAGCCCCTCGGGCACCGGGAAGATCCCGGCGGCGTCCACGGCGACCCGCTGCGCGTATGCGCCGGAGCCCCCGGTGCCGGTGACGACCCGCGCGCCGACCAGCCCCGGGTCGACGCCGTCCCCCACCGCGGTGACCACGCCGCCGACGCCGTTGCCGGGGATCAGCGGCGGCTCCACCCGCCCGAACGGGCCGTTCCCGGAACGGATCTGGGTCTCCACGAACGTGATGTTCGCGAACGCCACCTCGACCAGCACCTGTCCCGGCCCCGCCACCGGGTCGGGCGCGTCCCCGGCCACCAGCACCTCCGGGCCGCCGACCCCCGTCATCCACACCGCGCGCATCCGCGTTCCCCTCCGTCTCGGTCCGGGCACCAGCCTGCGACCTCGAGCATGGTCGAGGTCAACCGCGGCGCACGGCGGTAACCTCGCCGCGTGCGGACACTGACCACCCGCCGCCTGCTGCTGGAGCCGTGGCAGGAGCGGCACGCCCCCGACCTGCTCCGGCTGGCCACCGACATCCGGGTGATGCGCCACATCGGCACCGGCGTGTGGACCCCCGGCTACGCCGCCCGCCGCCACGTGCGGGCGCTGCGGCACTGGGCCGAGCACGGGTTCGGGTGGCGCGCCGTCCACGACCGGGCGGACCGGTCGTTCCTCGGGCTGGTGTCGCTGATCCGCCCCGCCGGCCAGGTCGCCGGGGTCCCCGAGCCCGCGCTGGAGATCGGCTGGTGGGTGGCGCCGCACGCGTGGGGCCGCGGGATCGCCACCGAGGCGGCCTCCGCGGTGCTCGCCGAGGCGTTCGGCCGGCTGGGCGCCGCGGCCGTGGTGGCCCGCTTCCAGGTCGCCAACACCGGGTCCGCCCGGGTCACCGCCAAGCTCGGGCTGGTGCCGGTCGCCGAGGCCGCCGGGCCGGACGGCGAGCCGATGCGGATCTGCGCCTTGACCGGTGCCGAATACCGGCGTCATCGCCCGGCTGGGAACGAACCGGAAAATCCGGAATGATACGGCGGCATTTCAATGGAGTCACGAACATCGCCGGATTGTGACCGGTGATACATGGACGCGCCGCGATCGTCCTATGCTCGCACCCGGGGACGTGCTGCCCGGTGACCACCGGGAGGGCCGGAACGGCTGCGGACCGGGAGCCTGATGGATCAGACGATCTTCATCGTTGACGTCCAGGGGTTCAGTTCGCCCGAGCGCACCGCCGACGACCAGGAGGAGATCCGCCGGGGCCTGGAACGGGCGCTGCGGACGGCGTTCGCCGACTCCGGCCTGGACTGGGACGCCTGCCATTACGAGGACCGCGGCGACGGCTGCCTCATGGTGCTCCCGCACGAACACCGCGAGCGCCTGATCTCGCCCCTGCCCGGCCACCTGGCCAGGGAACTGCGCGAGCACAACGCCCGTCACCGGCCCGAGGCGCAGATCCGGTTGCGCGCGGCGGTGCACTTCGGCGACGTCCGCAGGGACGACCGGGGATACAGCGGCCAGGCCATCATCACCACCCGCCGGATGGTCGACGCCGAGGAACTGAAAACGGCGCTGGACGGTTCCTCCTCGCCGCTGGCGGTGATCGTGTCGGACTGGACGTTCGAGAACGTCGTCCGCAAGAGCCCGGACCACCATCACCACGACTACCGCTGGGTGACGGTCAGCCCCAAGAGCGGCGAGCCCATCGGCGCCTGGATCAGGCTGCCCGCGCCGCTGCGGCGCAGCGCCCCGCCGTCCACCCGGACGTTCGCCCGGATGCCCTCCGTCGGAACGTTCGCCCGGATGCCGTCGGCCCGGTCCGCCGCCGCCCTGGGCGCCGTGCTGTTCCTCGTCCTGACGCTCACCGCCGGGGGCGACGCGCTGCCCGGCGGCTGCCCGCGCCCGCCCGCCGAGATCCGGGTGCTGGCCTCGGCGGAGAAGGAACGCGTGATCCGCACGGTGGCCCG is a genomic window containing:
- a CDS encoding AAA family ATPase encodes the protein MTEHDPLDAADELNRRASAWRTEPAADTRIEALALAVSANLPVLLWGEPGIGKSAGMRQLADGLGVPLETVIASVHEPSDFAGLPVIGDDPAAEGVPMAPPDWAVRLARAGRGLVFFDELSSAPPAVQAALLRVVLERRVGSLALPEPVRVVAAANPPSSAADGWHLSPPLANRFVHLHWTHDPRTVARGMAGTWPQVTIPLVDPGRAAGAVAKARGVISGFLTARPGLAHQLPSDAEARGGAWPSPRTWEMALRLLATGYAARASREALTAAIVGTVGDGAGIELMSYLDNLDLPDPDRVLADPGAFDLPERGDRQLAFLTSVVSAVQGELTRRRWEAGWTVLAKAVDAGIPDVAARAAMDLAALRDTSWPVPEGIDAFVDLLRLSGALGR
- a CDS encoding vWA domain-containing protein, whose amino-acid sequence is MTGELDRVKLLAARYRAATERPYLAAALYSLTVVPTDRVPTMGVDRHWRCYVSPAFVARCEVAELAGVWIHEVAHLLRDHHGRADRLPAAAQRDRHRINVAQDCEINDDLLGDRLELPAGRVTPGDFGLPPGRLFEEYLPGIPQGPPRHDCGSGAHGRPAPWEDPGAAPKVGEVEAQALRRQTAEAMRAHERARGTLPAGWRRWAEQVLEPVVDWRQVLRGAIREAVAWAGGAVDYTYRRPSRRTAAMRGVVLPSLRRPLPRVGVVIDTSGSMGDAQLAAALAEVTGVLREVGVRGNRVAVLACDADVRAVTRICSAGQVGQVELGGGGGTDMRAAITAALAMPERPQILVVLTDGYTPWPAESPSCRIVAALIGQDPPDPPSWMETVRIPTADL
- a CDS encoding zinc-binding dehydrogenase produces the protein MRAVWMTGVGGPEVLVAGDAPDPVAGPGQVLVEVAFANITFVETQIRSGNGPFGRVEPPLIPGNGVGGVVTAVGDGVDPGLVGARVVTGTGGSGAYAQRVAVDAAGIFPVPEGLALDEAVALLADGRTATMLVRHAAVRPGDRVLVEAAAGGVGTLLVQLARAEGAHVVAAAGGPRKTALARELGADMTVDYREPDWTRRAGEVDVVFDGVGGDIARAAFGLLARGGRMISYGLASGGWAEIPEDEAAGRGVALLRPRPGPRELRDCTEHALAEAAAGRLRPVIGQRFPLERAADAHAAIESRATVGKTLLVV
- a CDS encoding GNAT family N-acetyltransferase, whose amino-acid sequence is MRTLTTRRLLLEPWQERHAPDLLRLATDIRVMRHIGTGVWTPGYAARRHVRALRHWAEHGFGWRAVHDRADRSFLGLVSLIRPAGQVAGVPEPALEIGWWVAPHAWGRGIATEAASAVLAEAFGRLGAAAVVARFQVANTGSARVTAKLGLVPVAEAAGPDGEPMRICALTGAEYRRHRPAGNEPENPE